Proteins from a genomic interval of Vibrio casei:
- a CDS encoding PA3496 family putative envelope integrity protein, protein MSINSIDHDDMTEIATTWDAKDESNVKVTSKQVKNAEARRRIEMLKEIRESGLTLEEARELGLLH, encoded by the coding sequence ATGTCGATTAATTCAATTGATCACGATGACATGACTGAAATTGCAACAACTTGGGATGCCAAAGATGAGTCCAATGTAAAAGTCACTTCAAAACAAGTGAAGAATGCAGAAGCTCGACGTCGAATTGAAATGTTAAAAGAGATCCGTGAAAGCGGTTTGACATTAGAAGAAGCAAGAGAATTAGGTTTACTTCACTAA
- a CDS encoding DUF3283 family protein — protein sequence MTINLSLLPSAEKNKIELDKQASYAVWQLKQAKAGPDLLISEAEKIRNPDERAFFEQAIQKYKRIMGVA from the coding sequence ATGACCATCAATTTATCTTTGCTGCCTTCAGCTGAGAAAAATAAAATCGAATTAGATAAACAAGCTTCTTATGCTGTGTGGCAATTGAAGCAAGCGAAAGCTGGGCCTGATTTGTTGATCAGTGAAGCGGAAAAAATTCGGAATCCGGATGAGCGGGCTTTTTTTGAACAAGCCATCCAAAAATACAAACGGATAATGGGTGTAGCATAA